The DNA segment TTCATATACTTGACGTGTATGAAACCGGTATAGCACTTAAGGGTACAGAGGTTAAATCCGCTAGGGAAGGGCTGGTTACTCTGAAGGATAGTTTTGGTAAGGTTGACAATGGTGAGGTCTTTTTGTATAATATGCATATAAGTCCATATTCTCACGGTAGTTATGCAAATGCTGATCCTACGAGGAAGCGTAAGCTTCTCCTTCACAAAAATGAAATTGAGCGGTTGACAGGCAAGCTGAGTATCGGAGGTTTAGTTCTGGT comes from the Candidatus Firestonebacteria bacterium RIFOXYD2_FULL_39_29 genome and includes:
- a CDS encoding SsrA-binding protein, which translates into the protein MIEILVKDIAVNRKARFDFHILDVYETGIALKGTEVKSAREGLVTLKDSFGKVDNGEVFLYNMHISPYSHGSYANADPTRKRKLLLHKNEIERLTGKLSIGGLVLVPLKVYLKGNLIKVELALAKSKKNFDKREAIKKREVERDLKSTLKGQ